The proteins below come from a single Kryptolebias marmoratus isolate JLee-2015 linkage group LG12, ASM164957v2, whole genome shotgun sequence genomic window:
- the gcat gene encoding 2-amino-3-ketobutyrate coenzyme A ligase, mitochondrial isoform X1: MSLGKAARSLINPARGFLASSDPVLKRSFAAVAEARALLEHELDTIRAAGTWKAERIITSRQGPQISVQGSRGTTLNFCANNYLGLSSHPEVVQAGVDALKSHGAGLSSVRFICGTQDLHKHLEQKLAEFHEREDCILYASCFDANAGLFEVLLGPDDAVLSDELNHASIIDGIRLCRAKRLRYKHMDLGDLEDKLREAQSSRMRLVVTDGVFSMDGDVAPLPGICDLAERYGAMVFIDECHATGFLGPRGRGTDELLGVTDRVHIVNSTLGKALGGAAGGYTVGPKPLIDLLRQRSRPYLFSNALPPAVVGCATRAVELLLASNEIAQSMAAKTMRFRDKMTQAGFTIAGSAHPICPVMLGDAQLASLIADDMLKLGIYVIGFSYPVVPKGKARIRVQISAAHTDEDIDRCVEAFIQTGRKHGVIS, encoded by the exons ATGTCTCTCGGAAAAGCCGCCCGAAGTTTGATAAACCCGGCCCGCGGGTTCCTGGCGTCCTCGGACCCGGTTCTGAAACGGAGCTTCGCGGCTGTCGCCGAGGCCAGAGCGCTGCTGGAGCACGAGCTGGACACGATTCGAGCCGCGGGGACGTGGAAAGCGGAGAGGATCATCACCTCCAGGCAGGGTCCTCAGATCAGCGTGCAGGGCAGCCGAGGCA CTACACTGAACTTCTGTGCCAACAACTACCTCGGCCTGTCCAGCCACCCAGAGGTGGTGCAGGCGGGAGTCGATGCTCTGAAGTCCCACGGTGCTGGACTGAGCTCCGTCAGGTTCATCTGCGGGACGCAG GATCTGCACAAACATCTGGAGCAGAAGCTTGCGGAGTTTCACGAGCGAGAGGACTGCATCCTCTACGCCAGCTGCTTCGACGCGAACGCCGGGCTGTTTGAG GTGCTCTTGGGCCCAGACGATGCGGTTCTGTCCGACGAGCTCAACCACGCCTCCATCATCGACGGCATCCGCCTGTGTCGAGCCAAGAGGCTGCGCTACAAACACATGGACCTTGGAGATCTGGAGGACAAGCTGCGAGAGGCTCAG TCGTCGCGCATGCGTCTGGTAGTGACTGACGGAGTCTTCTCCATGGACGGAGACGTGGCTCCCCTGCCAGGGATCTGTGACCTGGCAGAGCGGTACGGAGCCATGGTGTTCATAGACGAGTGTCACGCCACTGGATTCCTGGGGCCCCGAGGCAG AGGAACAGACGAGCTGCTGGGAGTGACGGACAGAGTTCATATTGTGAACTCCACTCTGGGGAAAGCTCTGGGAGGAGCCGCAG GTGGCTACACGGTCGGTCCCAAGCCTCTCATCGACCTGCTGAGGCAGCGCTCGCGGCCCTACCTGTTCTCCAACGCCCTCCCCCCCGCCGTGGTGGGCTGCGCCACCCGCGCCGTGGAGCTGCTGCTTGCGTCTAATGAGATCGCGCAGAGCATGGCGGCCAAAACCATGAG ATTCCGTGACAAGATGACGCAGGCCGGCTTCACCATCGCAGGCTCGGCTCACCCCATCTGCCCCGTGATGCTCGGCGACGCGCAGCTCGCCTCTCTGATAGCTGACGACATGCTGAAGCTCG GAATCTATGTGATTGGGTTCTCGTACCCAGTCGTACCAAAGGGCAAAGCCAGGATCCGTGTTCAGATCTCGGCTGCGCACACGGACGAGGACATCGATCGCTGCGTGGAAGCTTTCATCCAGACCGGCAGAAAGCACGGAGTCATCTCCTGA
- the gcat gene encoding 2-amino-3-ketobutyrate coenzyme A ligase, mitochondrial isoform X2, with product MNSARQPAATLNFCANNYLGLSSHPEVVQAGVDALKSHGAGLSSVRFICGTQDLHKHLEQKLAEFHEREDCILYASCFDANAGLFEVLLGPDDAVLSDELNHASIIDGIRLCRAKRLRYKHMDLGDLEDKLREAQSSRMRLVVTDGVFSMDGDVAPLPGICDLAERYGAMVFIDECHATGFLGPRGRGTDELLGVTDRVHIVNSTLGKALGGAAGGYTVGPKPLIDLLRQRSRPYLFSNALPPAVVGCATRAVELLLASNEIAQSMAAKTMRFRDKMTQAGFTIAGSAHPICPVMLGDAQLASLIADDMLKLGIYVIGFSYPVVPKGKARIRVQISAAHTDEDIDRCVEAFIQTGRKHGVIS from the exons atgaactCCGCGCGTCAACCTGCAG CTACACTGAACTTCTGTGCCAACAACTACCTCGGCCTGTCCAGCCACCCAGAGGTGGTGCAGGCGGGAGTCGATGCTCTGAAGTCCCACGGTGCTGGACTGAGCTCCGTCAGGTTCATCTGCGGGACGCAG GATCTGCACAAACATCTGGAGCAGAAGCTTGCGGAGTTTCACGAGCGAGAGGACTGCATCCTCTACGCCAGCTGCTTCGACGCGAACGCCGGGCTGTTTGAG GTGCTCTTGGGCCCAGACGATGCGGTTCTGTCCGACGAGCTCAACCACGCCTCCATCATCGACGGCATCCGCCTGTGTCGAGCCAAGAGGCTGCGCTACAAACACATGGACCTTGGAGATCTGGAGGACAAGCTGCGAGAGGCTCAG TCGTCGCGCATGCGTCTGGTAGTGACTGACGGAGTCTTCTCCATGGACGGAGACGTGGCTCCCCTGCCAGGGATCTGTGACCTGGCAGAGCGGTACGGAGCCATGGTGTTCATAGACGAGTGTCACGCCACTGGATTCCTGGGGCCCCGAGGCAG AGGAACAGACGAGCTGCTGGGAGTGACGGACAGAGTTCATATTGTGAACTCCACTCTGGGGAAAGCTCTGGGAGGAGCCGCAG GTGGCTACACGGTCGGTCCCAAGCCTCTCATCGACCTGCTGAGGCAGCGCTCGCGGCCCTACCTGTTCTCCAACGCCCTCCCCCCCGCCGTGGTGGGCTGCGCCACCCGCGCCGTGGAGCTGCTGCTTGCGTCTAATGAGATCGCGCAGAGCATGGCGGCCAAAACCATGAG ATTCCGTGACAAGATGACGCAGGCCGGCTTCACCATCGCAGGCTCGGCTCACCCCATCTGCCCCGTGATGCTCGGCGACGCGCAGCTCGCCTCTCTGATAGCTGACGACATGCTGAAGCTCG GAATCTATGTGATTGGGTTCTCGTACCCAGTCGTACCAAAGGGCAAAGCCAGGATCCGTGTTCAGATCTCGGCTGCGCACACGGACGAGGACATCGATCGCTGCGTGGAAGCTTTCATCCAGACCGGCAGAAAGCACGGAGTCATCTCCTGA